One region of Dioscorea cayenensis subsp. rotundata cultivar TDr96_F1 unplaced genomic scaffold, TDr96_F1_v2_PseudoChromosome.rev07_lg8_w22 25.fasta BLBR01000398.1, whole genome shotgun sequence genomic DNA includes:
- the LOC120254261 gene encoding putative UPF0481 protein At3g02645: protein MTSTQQQWSSSPTSRRPVDELQWVIQIRESIEQETGEPMNVSVSVFSVPNSLVLSKPEAYIPQLFAVGPYHHWDPHLYEMERYKLATARRTQRKLHGINLQQLVDYFTINEFMIRAYYHRYLEFRGETLAWMMAIDASFLLEFLRCFSSTIEDKSFTKVPSMSHMVDSKKIKLAYNLILKDVVMLENQVPLFLLRKIIHFQFSSEEEADAELSNMLIGFVKEISPFKVSEESSPKDVLGHAHLLELLYYVIVPRINEHQDSTKEIIDNDQSGKADMCDSDKKSNGCVNNFFGVVWSSVAKKKGLTYNFVKKVLIGKPIKFLIKGPWSIISKLPVVSVFKGSIESMFCGKSVEKEKDDDDSTSHNKPPLVEEILVPSVKELVRAGVKFARTNQDITSIRFDAKTGIFYLPEVTLDCNTEVLLRNLVTYESSVVSEHLVFTRYTELINGIIDTEEDVKILRECKVIRNRMKSDAEVADLWNEMRRSVRLTKVAFIDKALEDVNKYYGRSSNVKMNKFMETYVLGSWKMLTLLAAMFLLFLSCVEAFCSVYTCRSHLLSYAGVNGN from the exons ATGACATCCACCCAACAACAATGGAGCTCATCTCCAACAAGTCGTCGTCCAGTGGATGAGCTCCAGTGGGTGATCCAAATCCGTGAAAGCATTGAACAAGAAACTGGAGAGCCGATGAATGTCTCCGTCTCCGTCTTCTCCGTGCCAAATTCTTTGGTCTTATCCAAACCAGAAGCTTACATCCCTCAACTCTTCGCCGTTGGCCCTTACCACCACTGGGATCCTCACCTCTATGAGATGGAACGATACAAGCTCGCTACCGCTCGACGAACACAAAGAAAGCTTCACGGCATCAACCTACAACAACTCGTCGATTATTTCACTATTAATGAGTTCATGATCCGTGCTTACTACCATAg ATATCTTGAATTTAGGGGAGAAACATTAGCTTGGATGATGGCAATTGATGCATCATTCTTGCTGGAGTTTCTCCGGTGCTTCTCCAGTACGATTGAAGACAAGAGTTTTACTAAAGTACCATCTATGTCTCACATGGTGGATTCCAAGAAGATAAAGCTGGCTTACAACTTGATTCTTAAAGATGTTGTGATGCTTGAGAACCAGGTACCTCTCTTTCTCCTCAGAAAAATCATACACTTCCAGTTCTCATCGGAGGAGGAAGCCGATGCCGAGCTCTCAAACATGCTCATAGGGTTTGTCAAGGAGATTTCTCCGTTTAAGGTTTCTGAAGAAAGTTCTCCCAAGGATGTCTTGGGACACGCTCACTTACTAGAGTTACTCTACTACGTCATTGTTCCAAGAATTAATGAACACCAAGACTCTACAAAAGAGATCATTGATAATGATCAGAGTGGTAAGGCAGACATGTGTGACAGTGATAAAAAGAGTAATGGGtgtgttaataatttttttggtgtAGTTTGGAGCTCAGTGGCTAAGAAAAAAGGTCTAACGTACAATTTCGTCAAGAAAGTCCTCATTGGAAAACCTATCAAGTTTTTAATCAAGGGCCCTTGGAGTATCATATCTAAACTTCCAGTTGTTTCAGTCTTCAAAGGATCAATCGAATCAATGTTTTGTGGTAAATCAGTTGAGAAAGAAAAGGATGATGATGACTCTACTTCACATAACAAGCCACCATTAGTCGAAGAAATTCTTGTCCCTTCAGTGAAAGAACTTGTTCGAGCTGGAGTGAAGTTTGCGCGTACTAATCAAGATATAACATCGATAAGGTTTGATGCAAAGACCGGGATATTCTACCTTCCTGAGGTAACTCTAGACTGCAACACCGAAGTATTGCTTCGCAATCTTGTCACTTATGAATCATCAGTGGTATCGGAGCACCTAGTGTTCACTCGGTACACGGAACTGATAAATGGGATCATCGACACCGAAGAGGATGTGAAGATTTTGAGAGAGTGCAAGGTGATAAGGAATAGGATGAAGAGTGATGCAGAAGTTGCTGATCTTTGGAATGAGATGAGGAGATCAGTGAGGTTGACAAAAGTGGCATTCATTGACAAAGCTTTGGAAGATGTTAATAAGTATTATGGGAGAAGTTCCAATGTCAAGATGAATAAGTTCATGGAGACTTATGTTTTGGGATCTTGGAAGATGCTTACTTTATTAGCTGCCatgtttctcttgtttctcaGTTGCGTGGAGGCATTCTGCTCTGTTTATACTTGTAGAAGTCATTTGTTGAGTTATGCCGGGGTTAATGGGAATTGA